The following proteins come from a genomic window of bacterium:
- the rpsP gene encoding 30S ribosomal protein S16 produces MATMIRMTRMGSMKRPFYRLVVVDSRDRRDGRYIENLGFYDPMPAAMQLQLNEERILHWLGQGAQPSGTAESLMRRQGILEKFRLLRMGVSAEELPGKLAEWKAKQPRRGAATPSYAEKKAQKKSASKTAGESAGEATEA; encoded by the coding sequence TTGGCAACGATGATTCGCATGACCCGCATGGGCTCGATGAAGCGACCCTTCTACCGCCTGGTCGTCGTGGACTCGCGCGACCGGCGCGATGGGCGCTACATCGAGAACCTGGGCTTCTATGACCCCATGCCGGCGGCGATGCAGCTCCAGCTGAACGAGGAGCGCATCCTCCACTGGCTCGGCCAGGGCGCGCAGCCCTCGGGCACCGCCGAGAGCCTGATGCGCCGCCAGGGCATCCTGGAGAAGTTCCGGCTGCTGCGCATGGGCGTCAGCGCCGAGGAGCTGCCGGGCAAGCTCGCCGAGTGGAAGGCGAAGCAGCCCCGCCGCGGCGCCGCCACCCCGAGCTACGCCGAGAAGAAGGCCCAGAAGAAGAGCGCGAGCAAGACGGCGGGCGAGAGCGCCGGCGAGGCGACGGAGGCCTAG
- a CDS encoding KH domain-containing protein, whose protein sequence is MPEVERLLRYVADSLVEAPERVRIEKEAQGDEDVYTLLLAPDDLGRLIGRHGKTAEALRTLLTAAGRRGDRKVSLRIREQE, encoded by the coding sequence ATGCCTGAGGTCGAGCGGCTTCTGCGCTACGTGGCGGACTCGCTCGTGGAGGCGCCCGAGCGCGTGCGCATCGAGAAGGAGGCCCAGGGCGACGAGGACGTCTACACGCTGCTCCTGGCGCCGGACGACCTGGGCCGGCTGATCGGCCGCCACGGCAAGACGGCGGAGGCCCTGCGGACCCTGCTCACGGCCGCCGGCCGTCGCGGCGACCGCAAGGTGAGCCTGCGCATCCGTGAGCAGGAGTGA